A window from Streptomyces sp. NBC_00335 encodes these proteins:
- a CDS encoding DinB family protein, which translates to MIDEFAKDNLHKRLRRDREALLWKLDGLSEYDARRPLTATGTNLLGLVKHVATVEARYFGEVFDRPSPEPLCRWQDSDGSDQWAAENETRDQIVAFYRRMWEHSDATISELALDAPGHVPWWSEPHPNTNLFAIMVHVLGETIRHAGHADILREGVDGRTGMRAENEQPIDEEARAAYFAKIEQAARPTAPTKA; encoded by the coding sequence ATGATCGATGAGTTCGCGAAAGACAACCTGCACAAGAGACTGCGGCGGGACCGTGAGGCGCTGCTCTGGAAGCTCGATGGCTTGTCCGAATACGACGCACGCCGGCCTCTGACAGCGACCGGGACCAACCTCCTCGGCCTGGTCAAACACGTGGCCACGGTCGAAGCCAGGTACTTCGGTGAAGTCTTCGACCGCCCTTCTCCGGAACCGCTGTGCCGGTGGCAGGACTCCGACGGCAGCGATCAATGGGCAGCCGAGAACGAGACACGCGATCAGATCGTCGCGTTCTACCGGCGCATGTGGGAACACTCGGACGCGACAATCAGCGAGCTTGCCCTCGATGCCCCCGGCCACGTGCCCTGGTGGTCGGAGCCTCATCCGAACACGAACCTGTTCGCCATCATGGTCCATGTCCTCGGCGAGACCATCCGGCATGCCGGGCACGCCGACATCCTGCGCGAGGGCGTCGACGGCCGGACCGGGATGCGCGCCGAAAACGAGCAGCCGATCGACGAGGAAGCCCGCGCAGCCTACTTCGCGAAGATCGAGCAGGCCGCCAGGCCGACCGCACCAACCAAGGCTTAG
- a CDS encoding IS5 family transposase (programmed frameshift), translating into MPVVSAADLSKRLVPDALWELVAPLLPSFAARPQGGGTAPCDERAVFTAVVYVLTTGCAWRHLPPTFGTSPATAHRRFTIWTEAGLWRRLHRAVLDELGARGKVDWTSAIVAAASVRAKRGSLTGPNPVDRGKKGSKLHVLSDAQGVPLTVAVSGANMHDSLALKPLILGIPAIRSRRGPRRRRPVKLRADKAYFSAEHLAWLRERGLVARIARPGVDSGKRLGRHRWKIERSIAWLFGYRRLTVRYERKGSHFLAFLGLAAALTCYKKLAKLAT; encoded by the exons ATGCCGGTCGTGAGTGCTGCTGATCTGTCGAAACGCCTGGTTCCTGATGCACTCTGGGAGCTGGTTGCCCCGTTATTGCCGTCGTTCGCGGCTCGACCGCAAGGTGGTGGGACCGCTCCGTGTGACGAACGGGCAGTGTTCACGGCAGTGGTGTACGTCCTGACCACCGGCTGTGCCTGGCGGCATCTGCCGCCGACGTTCGGCACGTCCCCCGCCACCGCGCATCGCCGCTTCACGATATGGACCGAGGCCGGCCTATGGCGTCGGCTCCACCGGGCGGTGCTGGACGAACTCGGGGCCCGGGGCAAGGTGGACTGGACCTCGGCAATCGTCGCCGCGGCCTCTGTTCGCGCCAAAAGG GGATCACTGACCGGTCCGAACCCGGTCGATCGCGGCAAGAAGGGCAGCAAGTTGCACGTGCTGTCCGATGCCCAGGGCGTCCCACTCACCGTCGCCGTGTCCGGCGCGAACATGCACGACAGTCTCGCCCTCAAGCCGCTCATCCTCGGCATCCCCGCCATCCGGTCCCGCCGGGGGCCACGGCGACGCCGCCCCGTCAAACTCCGCGCGGACAAGGCGTATTTTTCCGCCGAGCACCTGGCCTGGCTGCGCGAGCGTGGGCTGGTCGCGCGCATCGCGCGGCCAGGCGTCGACTCCGGAAAACGCCTCGGGCGGCACCGCTGGAAGATCGAGCGGTCGATCGCTTGGCTCTTCGGCTACCGCCGCTTGACCGTCCGGTACGAACGAAAGGGCTCACACTTCCTCGCCTTCCTCGGCCTGGCTGCTGCCCTGACCTGCTACAAGAAGCTCGCGAAACTTGCCACGTGA
- a CDS encoding NUDIX domain-containing protein, which translates to MTNTPEKQTVPFSRIKIRTGAVIFCGDDVALIRRDRADSTHYTSPGGNVEDGEDLREALRRELAEELDLDIDQAEGGELLWVIDQRVTRPGPTPPPRKLHMIYRLHITTELRDTLAEQELDEQPDGSHEVGVVEWIDYRKIAELPIFPPIGPALAALATPRAGVIDAALEPVTDETYTWV; encoded by the coding sequence ATGACCAACACTCCCGAGAAGCAGACGGTCCCGTTCTCCCGGATCAAGATCCGTACCGGGGCCGTTATCTTCTGCGGTGACGACGTCGCCCTCATCCGCCGTGACCGCGCCGACTCCACCCACTACACCTCGCCGGGTGGCAACGTCGAGGACGGCGAAGACCTTCGTGAAGCCCTCCGCCGTGAGCTCGCGGAAGAACTCGACCTGGACATCGACCAGGCCGAGGGCGGCGAACTCCTGTGGGTCATCGACCAGCGCGTCACCCGCCCCGGCCCCACCCCGCCACCGCGCAAGCTCCACATGATCTACCGCCTACACATCACCACCGAACTCCGCGACACCCTCGCCGAGCAGGAACTCGACGAACAGCCCGACGGCAGCCACGAAGTCGGGGTCGTCGAGTGGATCGACTACCGCAAGATCGCCGAGCTGCCGATCTTCCCGCCCATCGGCCCCGCCCTCGCAGCCCTGGCCACACCCCGCGCAGGCGTCATCGACGCCGCGCTCGAGCCGGTCACCGACGAGACGTACACCTGGGTCTGA
- a CDS encoding IS110 family transposase codes for MPELWAGTDAGKAAHHCTVIDTDGAKVLSRRVPNNEPDLLELIGDVLALAEDGPVTWAVDLNAGGGALLIALLASHGQRLLYIPGRTVHHASRGYRGDSKTDAKDAYVIADQARMRRDLQPLQEWDEIAVDLKILTARRYDLAADRTRAINRMRAQLLEYFPALERAFDYAASKAALVLLTGYQTPAGLRRVGPSRLATWLKNRKVRGAQAMADAAVAAAQAQHTAVTGESTAAAVVNALARAVLALDEEIAGIDAQIAVRFREHRHAEVVLSMPGMGPLLGAEFIACTGGDMDAFGSSGQLAGVAGLAPVPRDSGRISGNMRRPHRYHRRLLRVFYLSAQIAARFCPTSKAFYDRKRAEGKNHKQAILALARRRLDVLWALLRDQRHWTAQPPQPEAVAA; via the coding sequence GTGCCCGAGCTCTGGGCGGGGACGGATGCCGGCAAGGCCGCGCATCACTGCACGGTGATCGACACGGACGGGGCGAAGGTGCTCTCGCGCCGGGTGCCCAACAATGAACCCGACCTCTTGGAGCTGATAGGCGACGTTCTGGCGCTTGCGGAGGACGGCCCGGTGACCTGGGCCGTCGACCTGAACGCGGGCGGTGGGGCTCTGCTGATCGCCCTACTCGCCAGCCATGGTCAGCGGCTCCTCTACATTCCTGGCCGCACCGTCCACCACGCCTCCCGTGGCTACCGAGGCGACAGCAAGACCGACGCGAAGGACGCCTACGTCATCGCCGATCAGGCACGGATGCGTCGGGACCTGCAGCCTCTGCAGGAGTGGGACGAGATCGCGGTGGACCTGAAGATCCTCACCGCCCGCCGCTACGACCTCGCCGCAGACCGCACGCGCGCCATCAACCGGATGCGGGCCCAGCTCCTGGAGTACTTCCCTGCTCTCGAGCGGGCCTTCGACTATGCCGCCTCCAAGGCGGCACTTGTCCTGCTGACCGGCTACCAAACACCGGCTGGTCTGCGCCGGGTCGGCCCGAGCAGGCTCGCGACCTGGCTGAAGAACCGGAAAGTCCGTGGCGCCCAAGCCATGGCCGATGCGGCCGTCGCCGCGGCCCAGGCCCAGCACACGGCCGTGACCGGGGAGAGCACTGCCGCGGCCGTGGTCAACGCCCTGGCCAGGGCCGTGCTCGCTCTGGACGAAGAGATCGCTGGCATCGACGCGCAGATCGCGGTCCGTTTCCGAGAGCACCGCCACGCTGAGGTGGTCCTCAGCATGCCCGGCATGGGCCCGTTGCTGGGGGCGGAGTTCATCGCCTGCACCGGCGGCGACATGGACGCCTTCGGCAGCTCGGGCCAGCTCGCCGGCGTCGCCGGTCTCGCTCCGGTCCCACGTGACTCCGGTCGCATCAGCGGCAACATGCGCCGGCCACACCGCTACCATCGCCGACTCCTGCGGGTCTTCTACCTCTCCGCCCAGATTGCCGCCCGCTTCTGCCCCACCTCGAAAGCCTTCTACGACCGCAAACGAGCCGAGGGCAAGAACCACAAACAGGCGATCCTCGCCCTCGCCCGCCGTCGCCTCGACGTCCTGTGGGCTCTCCTCCGCGACCAACGCCATTGGACGGCCCAACCACCCCAACCAGAAGCAGTGGCAGCATGA
- a CDS encoding GNAT family N-acetyltransferase, with the protein MDPLQTRRLILVPLDADRARRLVAGTPGPEDRWAEGYPDAGDRVGAERYLRVLADTGDPAPYGAFEIQRRSDGLLIGGAGFHGPADEEGGVIAGYGLVPAVRGRGYAAEALRALLEHARAHGAASVSGDTDRENTASQHVMTAAGMLPAGEDARRLSYSVSWKRAVDSARESGQSQELTRHDHVLTVLRGHPDLARTAAESFDFDLDRAEHVEEVRLASGAPLRAVAGDDTGGTFFLCADGAVLYASSEGGAGLIGRSLDEALEILFGLPGWHDHTDLDLSADDEVLEEVFARTEDEIRSSYAPALDADRSTLLSGLGLRRLPRRELLRRLQESLLRTEPEFLLVNADEGCAYEPLDRLRRPPLWEAVLAPGRADLVRMRADPDCWDEIANDPVRRATALRTAQYDRQPGDLQLLRTLLRQEAADRGNTAELRLAAVLVGLHGMTEDHALLRSLREADPDVHFLLGEFPDSAGVLAQWAADVDWSDYGQDPHDEYDLTWTALARRQGRTELARAALIHLLDGTGPRDAALLSGLAREFEALGDLGQAIRALRLYVSLQDDAGRHGSALARLASLQRRHGEVAAAWRSLQEAVSVLDGPLEGLPPLPPTDQPELDLGLGLPKPPCRKPTWRELGLGVSVAEEHFLIARAAVPLGLHEVAREALRAGTAMRDA; encoded by the coding sequence ATGGATCCTCTCCAGACCCGACGCCTCATCCTCGTCCCGCTGGACGCCGACCGGGCCCGGCGGCTCGTTGCCGGAACACCGGGTCCGGAGGACCGCTGGGCCGAGGGGTATCCGGACGCCGGGGACCGGGTCGGGGCCGAACGGTACCTGCGGGTGCTGGCCGACACGGGCGACCCCGCACCGTACGGGGCGTTCGAGATCCAGCGGCGCTCCGACGGGCTGTTGATCGGCGGTGCGGGGTTCCACGGCCCTGCCGACGAGGAGGGCGGGGTGATCGCAGGTTACGGGCTGGTGCCCGCCGTGCGGGGTCGGGGCTACGCCGCCGAGGCCCTGCGGGCCCTGCTGGAGCACGCCCGCGCTCACGGGGCGGCCTCGGTATCGGGCGACACCGACCGGGAGAACACGGCCTCGCAGCACGTCATGACGGCTGCCGGCATGCTCCCGGCCGGCGAGGACGCGCGGCGCCTCTCCTACTCCGTGAGCTGGAAGCGGGCAGTCGATTCGGCACGGGAGAGCGGCCAGAGCCAGGAACTGACGCGCCACGACCACGTACTCACCGTCCTGCGCGGGCATCCCGATCTGGCGCGGACGGCCGCGGAATCCTTCGATTTCGATCTCGACCGGGCCGAGCACGTGGAAGAGGTCCGCCTGGCGAGCGGGGCGCCGCTGAGGGCCGTGGCGGGCGACGACACCGGCGGAACCTTCTTCCTGTGCGCCGACGGGGCCGTGCTGTACGCGAGCTCCGAGGGCGGAGCGGGCCTCATCGGGAGGAGCTTGGACGAGGCTCTGGAGATCCTCTTCGGCCTGCCGGGCTGGCACGACCACACGGACCTCGACCTCTCGGCGGACGACGAGGTGCTGGAGGAGGTCTTCGCCCGGACCGAAGACGAGATCCGGAGCTCCTACGCCCCCGCGCTGGACGCCGATCGCAGCACGCTGCTCAGCGGGCTGGGTCTGCGCCGGCTCCCCCGGCGGGAACTGCTGCGCAGGCTCCAGGAAAGCCTTCTGCGGACCGAGCCCGAGTTCCTCCTGGTGAACGCGGACGAAGGCTGCGCGTACGAGCCGCTGGACCGGCTTCGGCGTCCGCCGCTCTGGGAAGCGGTCCTCGCTCCGGGCCGGGCCGACCTGGTCCGGATGCGGGCGGACCCCGACTGCTGGGACGAGATCGCGAACGATCCCGTACGGCGGGCCACCGCCCTGCGCACGGCCCAGTACGACCGGCAGCCGGGGGACCTGCAGCTCTTGCGCACGCTCCTGCGCCAGGAGGCTGCCGACCGCGGCAACACCGCGGAACTCCGCCTCGCCGCGGTCCTGGTGGGACTGCACGGCATGACGGAGGACCACGCGCTGCTGCGGTCCCTGCGGGAGGCCGACCCCGATGTCCACTTCCTGCTCGGCGAGTTCCCCGACTCCGCGGGAGTGCTCGCCCAGTGGGCGGCCGACGTCGACTGGTCGGACTACGGCCAGGATCCCCACGACGAGTACGACCTCACCTGGACGGCGCTGGCCCGCCGCCAGGGGCGAACCGAACTGGCCCGCGCCGCGCTCATACACCTCCTCGACGGTACGGGCCCGCGCGATGCGGCCCTGCTCAGCGGCCTCGCCCGCGAGTTCGAAGCCCTCGGGGACCTCGGGCAGGCGATCCGGGCACTGCGCCTGTACGTCTCGCTGCAGGACGACGCCGGCAGGCACGGCTCGGCCCTTGCCCGCCTCGCCTCCTTGCAACGCCGTCACGGCGAGGTGGCGGCCGCCTGGCGGTCCCTTCAGGAGGCGGTCTCGGTACTCGACGGCCCGCTGGAGGGACTGCCGCCCCTGCCGCCCACCGATCAGCCGGAGCTCGATCTCGGTCTCGGACTGCCAAAACCTCCCTGCCGGAAGCCCACTTGGCGGGAGCTCGGCCTGGGGGTGAGTGTCGCCGAGGAACACTTCCTCATCGCACGGGCCGCCGTGCCGCTCGGACTTCACGAGGTGGCCCGGGAAGCGCTCCGGGCGGGCACGGCCATGCGCGACGCATGA
- a CDS encoding PPOX class F420-dependent oxidoreductase encodes MTQNAGPRALSDEALSELLGSQQFGTLATNKSSGHPHLTTMLYHWDAEARIVRFSTTADRIKVRQLRRDPRAAVHVPGGDVWSFAVAEGEAEVSEVTTTPGDATGRELLAMVPEAAKPQDEDAFLEQLVAERRVVIRLKVSRLYGTALDISG; translated from the coding sequence ATGACTCAAAATGCCGGTCCCCGCGCCCTGTCCGACGAAGCTCTCTCCGAACTGCTGGGCTCACAGCAGTTCGGCACTCTCGCCACCAACAAGAGCAGTGGCCATCCCCACCTCACCACGATGCTCTACCACTGGGACGCCGAAGCGCGCATCGTGCGGTTCTCCACCACGGCCGACCGCATCAAGGTCCGGCAGCTCCGGCGTGATCCACGAGCGGCCGTACACGTTCCGGGCGGCGACGTGTGGTCGTTCGCCGTGGCCGAAGGCGAGGCCGAGGTCTCGGAGGTCACGACCACGCCGGGGGACGCGACCGGGCGCGAGCTGCTCGCGATGGTGCCGGAGGCCGCGAAACCGCAGGACGAGGACGCCTTCCTGGAACAGCTGGTCGCCGAGCGCCGTGTGGTCATCCGCCTGAAGGTATCTCGGCTGTACGGCACGGCACTCGACATCAGCGGCTGA